The following coding sequences are from one Pigmentibacter sp. JX0631 window:
- a CDS encoding response regulator — translation MKQVLIVDDNKDIVDVIKEELFEKNLVIITSNNGKDAFEIIKNNSIDFVISDIRMPDGDGVELLRNINSLKDKKPKIILMTGFAEISKEEALKNGCYAFLKKPLDWEELSNLADKLLKE, via the coding sequence ATGAAGCAAGTATTAATAGTAGACGATAATAAAGATATTGTTGATGTAATTAAAGAAGAATTATTTGAGAAAAATTTAGTAATAATTACATCAAATAATGGGAAAGATGCATTTGAAATAATAAAAAATAACAGTATTGATTTTGTAATTTCTGATATTAGAATGCCAGATGGAGATGGTGTAGAATTACTAAGAAATATAAATAGTCTAAAAGATAAAAAACCAAAAATTATATTAATGACAGGTTTTGCTGAGATATCAAAAGAAGAAGCTTTAAAAAATGGATGCTATGCATTTTTAAAAAAACCACTTGATTGGGAAGAACTTTCAAACCTTGCAGATAAATTGCTGAAAGAGTAG
- a CDS encoding response regulator, giving the protein MSDFKTVVIADDVPDIREYLKDIVEEMGLTTICCATGKELVDVIKNENLTKDLIFLDLSMPEMNGLEILKIIPEYKQKQKFKVCVLSGHKEQKIIDKALELKIDDYISKPFDRDILINRIRNLLGIDKSSIVTFAFAKVEFKCKTLNLPAVIEFSLVGLSEEGTIIESPVNFKEQSILSFSCSELHKIANMPKDDYKIKVMKSALKKDNIYEVTTVFVSMPEFVAQRIRSFAIKNVKV; this is encoded by the coding sequence ATGAGTGATTTTAAAACAGTTGTTATAGCAGATGATGTACCTGATATTCGTGAATATCTGAAAGATATTGTCGAAGAAATGGGGTTAACTACTATTTGTTGTGCAACGGGAAAGGAGCTAGTAGATGTCATAAAAAATGAAAATCTTACAAAAGATCTTATATTTTTAGATCTTTCTATGCCTGAAATGAATGGGTTAGAAATTTTAAAAATAATTCCAGAATATAAACAAAAACAAAAATTTAAAGTATGTGTTTTAAGTGGTCATAAAGAACAAAAAATAATTGACAAAGCATTGGAATTAAAAATTGATGACTATATCTCTAAACCATTTGATAGAGATATTTTAATAAATAGAATTAGAAATTTACTGGGAATAGACAAATCTTCTATAGTAACCTTTGCCTTTGCTAAGGTAGAATTTAAATGCAAAACTTTAAATTTACCTGCTGTAATTGAATTTTCTTTAGTGGGTTTGTCTGAAGAAGGGACTATAATAGAAAGTCCAGTTAATTTTAAAGAACAATCTATTCTTTCTTTTTCTTGTAGTGAATTGCATAAAATTGCTAATATGCCAAAGGATGATTACAAAATAAAAGTTATGAAATCTGCATTAAAAAAAGACAATATTTATGAGGTCACAACGGTATTTGTAAGTATGCCAGAATTTGTTGCGCAAAGAATCAGGTCATTTGCAATAAAAAATGTAAAAGTATAG